Genomic DNA from Shewanella woodyi ATCC 51908:
TCATGATGAGATGGCTGACGGGAGTAATGATTTTTTTTATGATGATGACCATTTGGCCTTACCGGGTGCAATTAAGTTCAGTAAAGCGTTAAAGCAAGCGATGGATGAAAGAGAAGGACGCTAACTAGTGAAGAGCAGATGAACGCTTCGCTCACCGATTACGGAACGCTGACGCTTACGGTAAGATATAAGAACAGTGCCCAAAAGCGTTCATTCAAGAACGCTTTTGGGCATGAATCATCGTTGTTTATTCTGTAGCTGAACAAGGGTATTTTCAAGTTGCTCTATTTTTGAACTCTGTGATTCAACTTTATCCATTAATGCTTTAATTGCAGCTAATGATATACCTGAAGTATCTGTTGGTGAGATATGCTTGTTATCCACACCATAATTAAATAAGGCATAAAACTCTTCAGCCATTGGACCTATATGAGTCACAGTTCCTGCATCACGGATATATGACCAAGAAAAGATATCTAGATCACTCAACATATCTAATATTTTGTTTCCATCAATCAAATTTATGTTGTTTTTGGTTGCGCGGCTTGAACCTGGGCTAATAGTTCCTTGTGCTGTTATATTTCCTCCAACCCAAAGATCGCCTGTTTGCTCAATGTTACCGTTAGCCAATAAGTGCCATGCGTATTTATTTCCTTGTGAAGCAGCATCAACACCGTGATTCATATAGATATCGCCGGTGTTATACATAGCGTAGCCAATGAGTGGGTTGTCTTTATTCAGAATTGTCATTGAATTGCCATACACGTCTGCTACTCCCATTTCCCACTGATCAGTAACTACATCATTTTCATTGAATAATATCTTGGGGTCATTTGTTTTTCTAATTGTTACTTGACCATCAGTGAGCATCAGATCGCCAGATTCAATGTCTAGAGCCGCATCAGGAGTAGCATCACCTAATCCCACATCACCATCATTGGCTACAAATATACTATTTGCTGGTGCACTAGGCTGTATTCTGAAAACTAGGTTACTGCCATTAGTTGCGTCACGGATAAAGAAGTTGGATTCGTTACCGGCGACATCCCAGGTTTGGGGGGTGAAGCCTGAGCTGCCGTCTTGTTCTAGGCGTAGGGTAGGGGTGTTACCGTCTTTGACGTGTACTTGTACGACAGGAGCATTTGTTCCTATCCCTATTCTACTTGCATCATCGACGTATAAAGAGTGGCTACCAGCACCTGCTTCAATGGTGAATGGTGTTTTTGCACCGTCTATATCATCGATTGAGAACTTGTTTAACCCGCCATTGGCACTATCATTGGCTGTGATTTGCCAATCTCGACTTGGGAAGCTGGAAGTTGAACTGGTATCCATAAATCTTATTCTGAGATTATTCTCTTTTAATCTTAATGTATCAAATCCAAAAGATTCACCGTTGACGCAATCCATTCCGGTACAGATACTGCCATCTACGATGAGATCATCGAGTATTACCTGATCGGCTTGTACTGAAGTTGCCATCGACATGGTGATTGCCAGAGTCAATGGTAGTAGTTTAAAAGCTATGTTCGTTTTATTTTTCATTGTAGTTGCCTTTGCTTTTACTCTTATAAAATGAGACTAGAGACGTCCAAGTCTTACTTGCCCAAATTCTCATCGACTATTTCAAAGTTGTTTGTATCTATCTCTTCTGCTTTTTCTAACCCTTCTGAATATTCTTCGTGGACAAACTCACTGTCTTTGACATTAAAGTAACCAGATTTTGTTTCAACTTTTCCTAAGTTTCTCTTTGAACCGCTGCGACCTGTTCTTGGATCGTTAATAGTTTCAACTTTTCCTGGCTGGGCGTACTCTATTTGGTAACTATAGTTACCGTCTTGAGTAATACCTAGTTGGCCAAGATCCAGTTCAGTATCATTTCCTGAGAGTATGAATTGCTTCTCAAAGCCATTTGGCCCAGTGATAGTAATCGTTGCTGTTTCAAATCGTTTCTCAGAGCTCAAAGTACTGATATCTAGTTCTGAGCTACTAGCGACAATTGTTTTAGCTACACTAGTATTAGGTAAAGCTATACTTAACAGAACAGCTAGAAATAAAGGTGTTGCAGAAGGCTTTTTCATATTTCGGTCCTGTTTTATATTATCACGCCTTAATTTTAACTTAAGTATAACAATAGGCAACAAAAACCTTTTTATTCTTGAGTGAGGTAAGACCAGAATTTAGATTCACTACCTATTTATAAATATAAATTCTGAGCTGTATTGTGTTGGTTAGAATATGCGTCATTATATAACTTTTTGAAATAAATGAATTTATTTTTATTTGTTTATTGTGCTCTTTTTTGCCTAAAAACCAATCTAGATAGAAAATATATTTATATTAGGCATATCAAAATACATTTCAGGTGTTATCATTGTGTTTAATAAATGTTTCTCGACTTGTTGTTTATATAAGTTAAATGTCGCGATTTAGGTTTTTATAAAAGGAATTGCTATGAAATACACCTTCAATAAGTTGAAGTCTCTTTTGGATTGTTCAGCTTTAGTTTTTTGTATGGGAGCCACTTTCTTTGGAAGCCAAACTTTCGCGGCGGGTACTGACTTAACTTTGTCTGGGAGTTTTAGCTCGCCTACCATTGCTTCTGGTCATATTAGTACTTTGACCTACACGTTAACTAATACCTCGGGAGCTTCTGCAAGTGATATTGGATTTACAGCCACATTACCCTCTGGTCATTTGATTGCTGAGCAAACTCAAGCATTTTCGAATTGCTCTGATGGTACATTTGCCGCTGTTGGAGGTGACAGTATTTCTACTGCATCAGGTTACCGACTTGGAGCTGGTCAAAGTTGTTCATTCATGTTTAATGTCACTGCTACTGTTAATGGCGCTGCTGCAACTTTAGTAACAGGTCTAACTTCTAGCTTAGGTGCTGGAAGTGATATTTCAACAACGTTGACGGTTGATGACACTCTGTTTACTGCATCGGCTAGTTTTAGCTCTTCTGTGGTGAATTTAGGTGCTATCAATCGCCTCTCACTCTCTTTTTCAAATTTAGGGGGAACGGTCACAAACGGGACGACCAGTGTCGATCTTCCAAGTGGTTTAGAGATCGCTCCCATAGCCAATTTTAGCTCTGACTGCTCACTTGCCTCACTTAATGAACCTTCTGGAAGTAGTACTGTTACCATTAACGGGATCTGGTTGAATTCCGAAGCAACATGTACAGCTGAAGTCGATCTGATTGCAAATAGCGCAGGTATGATGGATCTGGTTTGGGATGATATGTTTGGTACAGTGTCATTTGCCCAAGTTTTTTCAGGTAAACTAGGCACATCCTTTGAGGTCCAAAGACCATTTGCGAATATTAACTTTAATCCTATAACCATCATTCCTGGAGCCAGTGGCAGTCTGGATGTTACTTTGACTAATTTTGATCGCAGTAGCAGTGCAACTGATATTACTTTTTCCTCAGATTTAGATTCTGCTCTCTCTGGGCTTATTGCGACAGGCGGTACCCAAGTTGATGTATGTGGTGCTGGTTCCTCAGTTACTGTCGGTAGCTCCATCAATTTTAGTGGCGGCTCTGTATCGAGTGCATCAAGCTGTAGTTTTTCTATCCCAATACTTGTCCCTAATGGCGCGGCTCAAGGCGCATATACATTAACCACAACTGCAATATCAGCGTCACTTAATGGTGGCACAACGAATTATAGTGATACAAGTAATGCCTTGATTGTATCAAATACTCCAGGCTTAACGATTACGGTACTAGAGAGTGGGGTAACATCTGGTGACGATGTTACTCTGCGTCATACTGTGACAAATATAGACAATACGTATACAGCAACAGGGATTGAGTTTGAGACTGATTTTGTTAATTTAACAGGCGCTGTGATTAAAACATTACCAGCCACAAATGATTGTGGTTCTGGTTCGGCTTTTTCTTCTGTGTACAAGTTTGATGCTTTTACTGCCATGTCTATGACTGCTGGTGAGCTTGCTCCAGGAGCGAGTTGTACATTTGATTTAGTGCTGACTCTACCTTCAGGTATCACAGCTGGTGAATACAACGTTTCTGCTGGTGCAATCTCTGCAACTATTAATAGTCAGGCTGTTGAGTCTGGTACTCCCTCTGCAAGTGAAACTTTTATTGTTGATACTGCACCGTCATTAGTTTTCACTTTTAATGATGAGAGTTTACTTCCTGGTAGTAGTACTAGTATTGATTTTTCTCTTAGCCATGCTTTTGCATCATCTGCGGATGCGACAGGAGTCAGTTTTACCCTTGATCTAGACGGAGTACTGAGTGGTTTAGTGGCATCAAATCTGCCTTCCGAGCCTTGTGGGGCTGGTTCTACTCTCACTGGTTCAGGACTTCTTACCTTCGCAGGAGGTTCGTTATCCCCATCTAGTTCATGCGACTTTTCTGTTGATGTAACGCTTCCTGCTAGCACAGTGGGAGGTTACACATTCACGAGTTCTGTTGTAAGCGCGACCGTATCTGGAAATGCTGTCACATCTCAGATAAATAGTGCTGATATCACCATTAGCGGGCTAAATTTTAGTAAAGCATTTGCGACAAACCCTATACGAGTTGGCGCAACAGGTACTGAAGTTGATATTAACTATTTAATTACCAATGAAGCGGGAGCTGATGATGCGACAGTGATTCAGTTTACTGATAGCTACAATGCAATGGTCGCAGGTACAACAATTACCTCTGCCGATCAAAGTGCATTTTGTGGGGCAAGCTCAGCAACGAGTGGATCAGGTGGGAGTTTTTTAGTCGTCAGTAATGTTGAGGTTGCAAATGGTGAGCAGTGTATCCTGACTGTAACCATTAACTTGCCAAACTCAGCTACATCCGGCTCATATGGTGCTAACACAAGCGGCTTATCAGCAACTGTGGGTGGTAATAATGTTGCGGTTAGCCCTGCGGTAGCAAGTTTAGTTATTAATGAGCTTTCTGTTGTAACTAGTGTAGATGTATCAAGCCCTACATCTGAATCGACTATTAATTATGCCATTGAGTTTTCTAATGCAGTTAATGGCTTTGATGTGACTGATATCAATGCTGTTAATGCAACACTGGCTAATTTTTCAGGTAGTGGAACAAATTATAGTGTTGAAGTCACACCAATAGCTGACGGTGAAGTGATACTCCAGATTGCTTCTGGTGTCGCTGTTGATGCTAATGATGCAACAGTGCCTAATCAAGCTGCAATTGATATTAGTTTTGACTATCAATCTACACCCTTAGTTCCAACTCCTAGTTTGAGCATAAGTGCGCCATCTGCAGTGCTTGCTAATAGTGGCCCAGTGACTTATACGGTAAGTTATCTTGATGTTGAGCAGGTTAATCTGACTGCTAGTGATATTACACTGAATAAAACGGGTAGCGCGAATGCTGATGTTACTATCATCAACGGTGATATGAGCACAGCTACTGTGAGCTTAGATAACTTAAGTGGCGAGGGTTCCTTAGGGATAACAATTGCTGAAGGAAGTGCGAGGTTTAGCACTAATATAGCGCCAGCTGCCGGCCCTAGTAATATTGTCGTTGTAGATGCTGTGGCGCCTAATGTTGTTATAACCGGACCGAATGGTAATCAAACTTCGTCTTTTGTCGTCAATATTGATTTTGATGAGAATATGTCAGGGTTTACGGTTGATGACATTGTTGCTTCAAACGGAACACTTTCAGATTTTCAAACGATTAATGCTGCAAGTTACACTGTTCAAGTTGACGTAACTGGGGAGACTAGTGTTTCAATTGATATTGCTGCAGGTGTCGCAACTGATAGTGCTGGCAATGGTAATACTCAGTCAAATAGTTTCAATGTTAGTTATGACGATGTACAACCATCAGTCACAATTGGTGGACCATCAGGAACCACAGCAACAGCATTTACTGCCACGATAAGTTTTAGCGAACATGTTTCAGGTTTCGATGTTGGGGATATCACAGTCAGTAATGCGGGCTTGAGTAACTTTGTCACTATTGATGCAGCAAATTACTCTGTGCTTGTTACGCCAGTGGTTCAAGCGAATGTTAGTCTAGACATTGCTAATAGTGTTGCTAATGATCTGTCTGGTAATGCTAACTTGGCTGCGTCAAACTTTTCGCTTACATATGACTTTAATGATGCGCCCATTATTTCTGGGGCGCCAGTAACAAGCGTTAATGAAGATTCAAGTTATAGCTTTTCTCCCACATTTAGCGATGCTGATGTCGGGGACACGTTGACCTTTAGTATCGTCAATAAACCGAGTTGGGCAACATTCAGTAGTGTCAATGGTACGCTTGCTGGTACACCAACTAATGATGACGTTGGCTCGACTTCAGATATTGTTATCTCTGTCTCGGATGGGGCTCTATCTGCATCATTGGCTGCATTTAATCTTGAGGTTATCAATACTAATGATGCACCTCTGATTCTAGGTACACCTACAACATCGGTCAATGAAGATGCTAGCTTCAGCTTTACGCCTACTGCATCAGATGTGGATACGGGTGACAGCTTAAGTTTTAGCATTGTTAATAAGCCAAGCTGGGCAACCTTTAGCGC
This window encodes:
- a CDS encoding tail fiber domain-containing protein — translated: MKNKTNIAFKLLPLTLAITMSMATSVQADQVILDDLIVDGSICTGMDCVNGESFGFDTLRLKENNLRIRFMDTSSTSSFPSRDWQITANDSANGGLNKFSIDDIDGAKTPFTIEAGAGSHSLYVDDASRIGIGTNAPVVQVHVKDGNTPTLRLEQDGSSGFTPQTWDVAGNESNFFIRDATNGSNLVFRIQPSAPANSIFVANDGDVGLGDATPDAALDIESGDLMLTDGQVTIRKTNDPKILFNENDVVTDQWEMGVADVYGNSMTILNKDNPLIGYAMYNTGDIYMNHGVDAASQGNKYAWHLLANGNIEQTGDLWVGGNITAQGTISPGSSRATKNNINLIDGNKILDMLSDLDIFSWSYIRDAGTVTHIGPMAEEFYALFNYGVDNKHISPTDTSGISLAAIKALMDKVESQSSKIEQLENTLVQLQNKQR
- a CDS encoding DUF7933 domain-containing protein, which encodes MKYTFNKLKSLLDCSALVFCMGATFFGSQTFAAGTDLTLSGSFSSPTIASGHISTLTYTLTNTSGASASDIGFTATLPSGHLIAEQTQAFSNCSDGTFAAVGGDSISTASGYRLGAGQSCSFMFNVTATVNGAAATLVTGLTSSLGAGSDISTTLTVDDTLFTASASFSSSVVNLGAINRLSLSFSNLGGTVTNGTTSVDLPSGLEIAPIANFSSDCSLASLNEPSGSSTVTINGIWLNSEATCTAEVDLIANSAGMMDLVWDDMFGTVSFAQVFSGKLGTSFEVQRPFANINFNPITIIPGASGSLDVTLTNFDRSSSATDITFSSDLDSALSGLIATGGTQVDVCGAGSSVTVGSSINFSGGSVSSASSCSFSIPILVPNGAAQGAYTLTTTAISASLNGGTTNYSDTSNALIVSNTPGLTITVLESGVTSGDDVTLRHTVTNIDNTYTATGIEFETDFVNLTGAVIKTLPATNDCGSGSAFSSVYKFDAFTAMSMTAGELAPGASCTFDLVLTLPSGITAGEYNVSAGAISATINSQAVESGTPSASETFIVDTAPSLVFTFNDESLLPGSSTSIDFSLSHAFASSADATGVSFTLDLDGVLSGLVASNLPSEPCGAGSTLTGSGLLTFAGGSLSPSSSCDFSVDVTLPASTVGGYTFTSSVVSATVSGNAVTSQINSADITISGLNFSKAFATNPIRVGATGTEVDINYLITNEAGADDATVIQFTDSYNAMVAGTTITSADQSAFCGASSATSGSGGSFLVVSNVEVANGEQCILTVTINLPNSATSGSYGANTSGLSATVGGNNVAVSPAVASLVINELSVVTSVDVSSPTSESTINYAIEFSNAVNGFDVTDINAVNATLANFSGSGTNYSVEVTPIADGEVILQIASGVAVDANDATVPNQAAIDISFDYQSTPLVPTPSLSISAPSAVLANSGPVTYTVSYLDVEQVNLTASDITLNKTGSANADVTIINGDMSTATVSLDNLSGEGSLGITIAEGSARFSTNIAPAAGPSNIVVVDAVAPNVVITGPNGNQTSSFVVNIDFDENMSGFTVDDIVASNGTLSDFQTINAASYTVQVDVTGETSVSIDIAAGVATDSAGNGNTQSNSFNVSYDDVQPSVTIGGPSGTTATAFTATISFSEHVSGFDVGDITVSNAGLSNFVTIDAANYSVLVTPVVQANVSLDIANSVANDLSGNANLAASNFSLTYDFNDAPIISGAPVTSVNEDSSYSFSPTFSDADVGDTLTFSIVNKPSWATFSSVNGTLAGTPTNDDVGSTSDIVISVSDGALSASLAAFNLEVINTNDAPLILGTPTTSVNEDASFSFTPTASDVDTGDSLSFSIVNKPSWATFSATDGTLAGTPTNDDVGSTSDIVISVSDGALSASLAAFNLEVINTNDAPTVSGIPAASVDEDVSYSFTPTVVDVDSGDSLSFSIVNQPSWAIFSSTDGTLAGTPTNDDVGSTSDIVISVSDGALSASLTAFNLEVINTNDAPVFESSPVLEVPAGGLYSYPLSASDIDPTYHISFELMSGPEWLSINSEFTLEGIAPEESAGEQFNIVVALSDGDVESPVLQEYLLTIVEPSVTELSSRFYFTPAPATAQQEVSLVLEITNSGLTAAEDVIFEIAISDELSINTIPAACSESESNKLACQLDIEIEAGGATTTLVALSVGEVESGFTSADVSISGANLGGVVIEESAQLLLANVLSVLPGDSVISTPSSVGFTVDINGDSFVDLLSFDAMAMKTSILTNDGNGQLVISSSLDMIQDVKSMLVADINGDGALDLLTAGGSDADSVAYLLNGEQELSSYVVMDAVSADFILVADLLNDTAVEVVLAGLSQADVAIYSGFGTDTQDSLSITVSNLFNLPQPNALVASAQNGQELKEIDSNKISVSASNSSLDTAVTSLSVVQISEGVRLLASGDVSAPILVNLGDWTTDTVPAITTPVEKMQLVDVNGDDIADAFIYNDKGWSLITSVFETDAMASDVQLPDAKYIVVSDLNNDGVSEILFIMPQGVSIWHYYGLNDIRVDAAAIVTEELGQLALMDIDNDGDLDIVTFDGQKGVSLWYMNLAGGFGEQEIDLTVFAQAPNFPQVDQAGPISFSILNQSSGDATDVRLVITPSSGVNLSQLARGCSAEGDKVLCLVGGLAAGERAELTVWVSANSAGEYSVDGLVSATQFDVNEENDKVTVMLNLPEPASSSSDAGATSIMCTIWLLMLLAYRRRQFS